A section of the Streptomyces sp. SCL15-4 genome encodes:
- a CDS encoding LamG-like jellyroll fold domain-containing protein yields MPLLVEMGWGGVVQLPATITWTDVTPYTDVVQGVAITRGAADELAETQPGTATVILDNSDGRFTPGNTASPYYPYVRRNAPIRISAVVIPTKSGILFPRSMAQLGDAFDDGQVNTSRWPTNTHAVETADGRLRIPLAPGVDTSFASAREWTLRAGRLTAKLVTVPQAGGSTNAAASMWVTSTTSGTRIGWRYDAVAGVLAAMSQVGFSDPTPVTLPYSAIDHVWLRVRETAGTVYWETSGDGYTWTVRRTLATPSWVTSETHAAEFPTTRTGGTGDVIEWALVGGIVFPRFYGMVNEFPVDWEGLVSKVRISCTDLFKRLNRLPALRSMLVEEIIQHGSLVYYPLTEPAESVTCGDLSGAAGPSLSIAQSGSGGTLALATIPGPAEATEQLPQFTPSSATAGKWLTADLGAAIQQQLTGQRMVMEAWFQTTTGGRAVAGIASPDLQYQHILSLTASGTLQIEWTIDGTVQADVITAASGLADGRWHHVLYDQRTSAVWVDGIQVATTTADWGYNERVLHVGGYRGTRLWSGSVGHVAVYAAPSASGATLASHYNAGATGFAGETADVRIARLASYAQIPSVTIAGTVHDPIASQGPAGSTVVARMREVESTESARLFADRASYGMTYQSRGLRYNPSPGGEAFSVAYADLETRSVEVADDDQKLVNDATGSRPGGATQRVTAASSVLAFGAYPQELTVLKTSDNSVLDALYWLVSRYANPGPELREVPIEASTLSTYQAILAADISSYFSVTGLPSQAPASSLRVTIEGYTETIRQGSHLIQFHTSATTTDSVWVLDDATYSVLDSTTRLAY; encoded by the coding sequence GTGCCGCTGCTGGTGGAGATGGGTTGGGGCGGGGTGGTGCAGCTACCTGCCACGATCACGTGGACGGACGTCACGCCCTACACCGATGTGGTGCAGGGCGTGGCCATCACCCGAGGCGCCGCCGACGAGCTGGCGGAGACCCAGCCCGGCACGGCCACCGTCATCCTCGACAACTCGGACGGGAGGTTCACCCCGGGTAACACGGCGTCGCCGTACTACCCCTACGTGCGGCGCAACGCGCCGATCCGTATCTCGGCCGTGGTCATCCCGACCAAGTCGGGGATCCTGTTCCCGCGCTCGATGGCCCAGCTCGGCGATGCCTTCGATGACGGGCAGGTCAACACCAGCCGGTGGCCGACCAACACCCACGCCGTCGAGACCGCGGACGGGCGGCTGCGGATTCCGCTCGCCCCCGGCGTGGACACCAGTTTCGCGTCCGCGCGGGAGTGGACCCTCAGGGCGGGCCGGCTCACGGCGAAGCTGGTCACGGTCCCTCAGGCCGGGGGCAGCACGAACGCCGCGGCGTCGATGTGGGTGACGTCGACCACCTCGGGGACGCGGATCGGCTGGCGGTACGACGCGGTCGCCGGCGTCCTCGCCGCCATGTCCCAGGTGGGCTTCTCCGATCCGACGCCGGTCACCCTCCCGTACTCAGCCATCGACCACGTGTGGCTCAGGGTCCGGGAGACGGCCGGCACCGTCTACTGGGAGACCTCCGGGGACGGCTACACCTGGACCGTACGGCGTACCCTCGCCACGCCCAGCTGGGTCACCAGCGAGACGCACGCCGCCGAGTTCCCCACCACGCGCACGGGCGGGACCGGCGACGTCATCGAGTGGGCCCTGGTCGGCGGCATCGTCTTCCCCCGGTTCTACGGCATGGTCAACGAGTTCCCGGTCGACTGGGAGGGCCTCGTCTCCAAGGTCCGCATCTCCTGCACCGACCTGTTCAAGCGGCTCAACAGGTTGCCCGCGCTGCGCTCGATGCTCGTGGAGGAGATCATCCAGCACGGCTCACTGGTGTACTACCCGCTGACCGAACCCGCCGAGTCCGTGACCTGCGGCGATCTGTCCGGGGCGGCGGGCCCGTCGCTGTCCATCGCGCAGTCCGGCAGCGGTGGCACCCTCGCCCTGGCGACCATCCCCGGGCCGGCGGAGGCCACCGAGCAGCTGCCCCAGTTCACGCCCTCGTCGGCCACCGCGGGGAAGTGGCTGACCGCAGATCTCGGGGCCGCAATCCAGCAGCAGCTGACCGGTCAGCGCATGGTGATGGAGGCCTGGTTCCAGACCACCACCGGCGGCCGGGCCGTCGCCGGGATCGCCTCACCGGATTTGCAGTACCAGCACATCCTCTCCCTGACCGCGAGCGGCACCCTCCAGATCGAGTGGACGATCGACGGCACCGTGCAGGCCGACGTCATCACGGCAGCCAGCGGCCTGGCCGATGGCCGCTGGCACCACGTCCTGTACGACCAGCGGACCAGCGCGGTGTGGGTCGACGGCATCCAGGTCGCCACGACGACAGCGGACTGGGGCTACAACGAGCGGGTGCTGCACGTGGGTGGCTACCGCGGCACGCGTCTGTGGTCCGGCTCGGTCGGGCACGTCGCGGTGTACGCGGCACCCAGCGCTAGCGGCGCCACCCTCGCCAGCCACTACAACGCCGGCGCCACCGGCTTCGCGGGCGAGACCGCCGACGTGCGGATCGCGCGACTGGCGAGCTACGCGCAGATCCCCTCGGTCACGATCGCCGGAACCGTGCACGACCCGATCGCCTCGCAAGGTCCGGCCGGGTCCACCGTGGTGGCCCGGATGCGGGAGGTGGAGTCCACCGAGTCCGCGCGCCTGTTCGCGGACCGGGCCAGCTACGGCATGACGTACCAGTCCCGGGGCCTGCGCTACAACCCGTCACCCGGCGGCGAGGCGTTCAGCGTCGCCTACGCCGACCTGGAGACCCGATCGGTGGAGGTCGCCGACGACGACCAGAAACTGGTCAACGACGCCACCGGCTCCCGCCCGGGCGGTGCCACGCAGCGCGTCACCGCGGCCTCCTCGGTGCTGGCGTTCGGGGCGTATCCGCAGGAGCTGACCGTGCTGAAGACCTCGGACAACAGCGTGCTGGACGCCCTGTACTGGCTGGTGTCCCGCTACGCCAACCCCGGGCCCGAGTTGCGCGAGGTGCCGATTGAGGCGTCCACGCTCTCCACCTACCAGGCGATCCTCGCCGCCGACATCTCCAGCTACTTCAGCGTCACCGGCCTGCCCAGCCAGGCGCCGGCCTCATCGCTGCGGGTCACGATCGAGGGCTACACCGAGACGATCCGCCAGGGCTCCCACCTCATCCAGTTCCACACGTCCGCCACCACCACCGACAGCGTGTGGGTCCTGGACGACGCCACCTACTCCGTCCTCGACTCCACCACCCGCCTCGCCTACTGA
- a CDS encoding GntR family transcriptional regulator, with product MADPAPYLVIAEELRGRIASGALAPGDRLPSVAELGREYGVSPSVGARAYSVLVHDGLVVSRHGAGHYVRSRETPELLVRRHRRRSEDSPFGQGAAEQGAVGTWRHDSTTEQASETVAARLGITAGDPVMHTSYVYLADDQPVQLAESWEPLALTGQSLVALPEVGPYAGVGVAARMRVLGIEVGDPVERVRARTATRQEAQALGMTPPGPVLAVERTYYDQAAGRPVETADVVMRGDRWVAVYGQAPAGS from the coding sequence GTGGCCGACCCGGCGCCGTACCTCGTCATCGCCGAGGAGCTGCGCGGCCGGATCGCCAGCGGCGCCCTCGCGCCCGGTGACCGGCTGCCCTCCGTCGCCGAACTCGGCCGTGAGTACGGCGTGTCGCCGTCTGTCGGCGCACGGGCCTACTCGGTCCTCGTCCACGACGGCCTGGTGGTGTCCCGGCACGGCGCCGGCCACTACGTCCGCAGTCGAGAGACACCCGAGCTGCTCGTCCGCCGGCACCGACGGCGCAGCGAGGACAGCCCCTTCGGGCAAGGCGCCGCCGAGCAAGGCGCCGTGGGCACCTGGCGGCACGACAGCACCACCGAGCAGGCGAGCGAGACCGTGGCGGCCCGGCTCGGCATCACCGCCGGCGACCCGGTGATGCACACCTCGTACGTATACCTCGCCGACGACCAGCCGGTGCAGCTCGCGGAGTCCTGGGAGCCGCTCGCCCTCACCGGCCAGTCGCTGGTCGCCCTGCCCGAGGTCGGCCCGTACGCCGGCGTCGGGGTGGCCGCGCGGATGCGGGTCCTCGGCATCGAGGTCGGCGACCCTGTCGAGCGGGTCCGCGCCCGCACGGCCACCCGGCAGGAAGCGCAGGCGCTCGGCATGACCCCGCCCGGGCCCGTGCTCGCCGTCGAGCGGACCTACTACGACCAGGCCGCCGGACGCCCGGTCGAGACCGCGGACGTCGTGATGCGCGGCGACCGCTGGGTGGCGGTGTACGGCCAGGCGCCCGCGGGATCCTGA
- a CDS encoding MarR family transcriptional regulator: MPRTPSGNPDDTPTPPVDAGGEISHTISRVARAHRVAAGQLLRRLGLYPGQELLLMRLWESGPQRQSALIKELDLDPSTVTRMVQRLEQAGFVTRGADPGDRRAVLVTATEAGEALREGVGRMWQELEERTLAGLGGDERAHLARLLAALEHNLTTG, from the coding sequence ATGCCGCGCACCCCGTCGGGCAACCCCGACGACACCCCCACCCCGCCCGTCGACGCGGGCGGCGAGATCAGCCACACGATCTCCCGCGTCGCCCGCGCCCACCGGGTCGCCGCCGGTCAACTGCTGCGCCGGCTGGGCCTGTACCCGGGGCAGGAGCTGCTGTTGATGCGGCTGTGGGAGTCCGGGCCGCAGCGTCAGTCGGCCCTCATCAAGGAGCTGGACCTCGACCCGTCCACGGTGACCCGGATGGTGCAGCGCCTGGAGCAGGCCGGGTTCGTCACCCGTGGCGCCGATCCCGGCGACCGCCGGGCCGTCCTCGTCACGGCCACGGAGGCCGGCGAGGCGCTGCGTGAGGGCGTCGGGCGGATGTGGCAGGAGCTGGAGGAACGCACGCTGGCCGGGCTCGGCGGGGACGAACGGGCGCACCTGGCGCGGCTCCTCGCCGCCCTGGAGCACAACCTCACGACCGGTTGA
- a CDS encoding endolysin: protein MPDLWMPGAQRLDIGDHAPTDGGPAKAVAHITWDRNASVAKPVDLVPYENLRAYFSGGGGRTVAPHVLWDPFTGRVTQFVPATSRSKSLVDVSGGTRTNRAGSVVIQVEALFFPYCRVGGRTYARLTDTPCKGWEELHGWVHSWGVADAWPNGRPENCTRNEKTWETKSGWYPHKGVPENGHDDPLSWPAFPTSPKPTTKPKVSLAHVVYAARHDPPAAQGHTSYKGEVLTVEKALKAEGLLPAEYVDGSFGTKTVTAYARWQRSPAGGGYTGDDADGIPGEKSLRLLAARHGFTVTD from the coding sequence ATGCCCGACCTCTGGATGCCCGGCGCCCAGCGCCTGGACATCGGCGACCACGCCCCCACCGATGGCGGCCCCGCCAAGGCGGTCGCCCACATCACCTGGGACCGCAACGCCAGCGTGGCCAAGCCGGTCGACCTCGTCCCCTATGAGAACCTCCGCGCCTACTTCTCGGGGGGCGGCGGGCGCACCGTCGCGCCGCACGTCCTGTGGGACCCGTTTACCGGCCGCGTCACCCAGTTCGTGCCGGCCACCTCCCGGTCCAAGTCCTTGGTCGACGTGAGCGGCGGCACCCGCACCAACCGCGCGGGCAGCGTCGTGATCCAGGTGGAGGCGCTCTTCTTCCCGTACTGCCGGGTCGGCGGTCGGACGTACGCGCGCCTCACCGATACCCCGTGCAAGGGCTGGGAGGAACTGCACGGCTGGGTGCACAGCTGGGGCGTGGCTGACGCCTGGCCGAACGGCCGCCCGGAGAACTGCACCCGCAACGAGAAGACCTGGGAGACGAAGAGCGGCTGGTACCCGCACAAGGGTGTCCCCGAGAACGGGCACGATGACCCGCTGTCCTGGCCGGCCTTCCCCACCTCGCCAAAGCCGACCACGAAGCCCAAGGTGTCCCTCGCCCACGTCGTGTACGCAGCCCGCCACGACCCGCCCGCCGCGCAGGGCCACACCTCCTACAAGGGCGAAGTCCTCACCGTCGAGAAGGCGCTGAAGGCCGAGGGACTGCTGCCCGCCGAGTACGTGGACGGCAGCTTCGGCACAAAGACCGTCACCGCCTACGCGCGCTGGCAGCGCTCCCCGGCCGGCGGCGGCTACACCGGCGACGACGCCGACGGCATCCCCGGCGAGAAGTCCCTGCGCCTGCTCGCCGCCCGGCACGGCTTCACCGTTACCGACTGA
- a CDS encoding M6 family metalloprotease domain-containing protein, with amino-acid sequence MQPQPRRRIRPRRVAALTVVTALTLAVGTSAGTGHLTAPTTAGPTGLARSSALLPCMIRGGLDVQMTEGLPTPAGYSRSTGTVHALTLMVDFPDAPGEGAAMDRFHEFFPRTQDWFHTASYGRLDYRPETPVTTWLRMPKPFRDYGIERGAPFDPGYRSLVQDLVAAADPRVDFRAYDLLNVLVTPNAGPSALDTVLSVTFAGNDDAPVADGVRVSNASFVYSRQDDGSGSYDRTGYRVLPHENGHTFGLPDLYTQDGGGAVGHWDIMSEDWGANNDLLGWHKWKLGWLDGGQVGCAAAPGSVEFTLSPLFQQGGGKLVLIPVTARTTYALEVRAQGGNDETVCRPGVLIYKIDAAVDTGRGPVTVFDSHRGSGGCTRSPNVHAELSDAPFAAGETFKDPRHGISVRVVSTDTEGNYRIRVSRGGGVVRVADES; translated from the coding sequence ATGCAGCCGCAGCCCCGCCGCCGCATACGCCCGCGCCGGGTGGCCGCCCTGACCGTGGTGACCGCACTGACCCTCGCGGTCGGCACCTCGGCGGGGACCGGACACCTGACGGCGCCCACCACCGCCGGGCCCACGGGCCTCGCCCGCTCCTCCGCACTGCTCCCCTGCATGATCCGCGGCGGTCTGGACGTGCAGATGACCGAGGGCCTGCCCACGCCGGCCGGCTACTCCCGCTCCACGGGCACGGTCCACGCCCTGACCCTGATGGTCGACTTCCCCGACGCGCCCGGCGAGGGTGCCGCGATGGACCGCTTCCACGAGTTCTTCCCGCGCACCCAGGACTGGTTCCACACCGCCTCGTACGGCCGTCTCGACTACCGTCCCGAGACCCCCGTCACCACCTGGCTGCGCATGCCGAAGCCGTTCCGGGACTACGGCATAGAGCGCGGCGCGCCCTTCGACCCCGGCTACCGCAGCCTGGTGCAGGACCTCGTGGCCGCCGCCGACCCGAGGGTGGACTTCCGCGCCTACGACCTGCTGAACGTGCTCGTCACCCCGAACGCCGGCCCCTCCGCGCTGGACACCGTGCTGTCCGTGACCTTCGCCGGCAACGACGACGCTCCGGTCGCCGACGGCGTGCGCGTCTCCAACGCCTCCTTCGTCTACTCCCGCCAGGACGACGGCTCCGGGTCCTACGACCGCACCGGCTACCGGGTGCTGCCGCACGAGAACGGCCACACCTTCGGCCTGCCCGACCTGTACACGCAGGACGGCGGAGGCGCGGTCGGGCACTGGGACATCATGAGCGAGGACTGGGGGGCCAACAACGACCTGCTCGGCTGGCACAAGTGGAAGCTGGGCTGGCTGGACGGCGGCCAGGTCGGCTGCGCGGCGGCCCCCGGCAGCGTGGAGTTCACCCTCTCCCCGCTGTTCCAGCAGGGCGGCGGCAAGCTGGTCCTCATACCGGTCACCGCGCGCACCACCTACGCGCTGGAGGTCCGCGCGCAGGGCGGCAACGACGAGACGGTGTGCCGTCCCGGCGTCCTCATCTACAAGATCGACGCGGCGGTCGACACCGGCCGCGGCCCGGTCACCGTCTTCGACAGCCACCGCGGCAGCGGCGGCTGCACCCGCAGCCCCAACGTCCACGCCGAACTCTCCGACGCGCCGTTCGCCGCCGGCGAGACCTTCAAGGACCCACGGCACGGGATCAGCGTGCGGGTGGTCTCGACGGACACGGAGGGAAACTACCGGATCCGGGTGAGCCGGGGCGGGGGTGTGGTGCGGGTGGCGGATGAGTCTTGA
- a CDS encoding alkene reductase produces the protein MPTAFDPVVIGGTHQLANRIVMAPMTRSRAYGGLVSELTAEYYAQRASAGLIITEGTQPSVVGQGYPYTPGLHSAEQVAAWRKVTDAVHAKGGKIFAQLMHTGRIGHPALLPDGLVPVGPSPVAAKGRCFTPDGPKDFVTPRELTPDEIAQTITDHVTAARNAVDAGFDGVELHGANGYLIQQFLAPNSNRRTDEWGGSTEGRVRFAVEVVAAVATEIGADRTGLRLSPGSSLNDMEEPDPRPAYEALVRRVAPLNLAYLHVMEAGDRELTLALRHLFPGTFILNPHTGERPTGPEELSLIENGTTDLISFGRLFLANPDLPHRLATGGPFTSADPSTFYGGDATGYTDYPPLPA, from the coding sequence ATGCCCACTGCGTTCGACCCGGTCGTCATCGGCGGAACCCACCAGCTCGCCAACCGGATCGTGATGGCACCCATGACCCGCAGCCGCGCCTACGGCGGCCTGGTCTCGGAGCTGACCGCGGAGTACTACGCCCAGCGCGCCTCCGCCGGCCTGATCATCACCGAAGGCACACAACCCTCCGTCGTCGGCCAGGGCTACCCCTACACCCCGGGCCTGCACAGCGCCGAGCAGGTGGCGGCCTGGCGCAAGGTCACCGACGCGGTGCACGCCAAGGGCGGGAAGATCTTCGCGCAGCTGATGCACACGGGCCGGATAGGCCACCCGGCGCTGCTTCCGGACGGCCTGGTGCCGGTCGGCCCCTCACCGGTCGCGGCCAAGGGCCGGTGCTTCACCCCGGACGGACCGAAGGACTTCGTCACCCCGCGCGAACTGACCCCGGACGAGATCGCGCAGACCATCACCGACCACGTGACGGCGGCACGCAACGCGGTCGACGCCGGCTTCGACGGCGTCGAACTGCACGGCGCCAACGGCTACCTGATCCAGCAGTTCCTGGCCCCCAACAGCAACCGGCGCACCGACGAATGGGGCGGTTCGACCGAAGGCCGCGTCCGCTTCGCCGTCGAGGTGGTCGCCGCGGTGGCCACCGAGATCGGCGCGGACCGCACCGGCCTGCGCCTGTCCCCCGGCTCGTCGCTCAACGACATGGAGGAGCCGGACCCGCGCCCCGCGTACGAGGCTCTCGTCCGGCGCGTCGCCCCGCTGAACCTGGCCTACCTGCACGTCATGGAGGCGGGAGACCGCGAGCTGACGCTCGCGCTGCGCCACCTCTTCCCGGGCACCTTCATCCTCAACCCGCACACCGGGGAACGCCCCACCGGCCCCGAGGAACTGTCCCTGATCGAGAACGGCACCACCGACCTGATCTCCTTCGGCCGGCTCTTCCTCGCCAACCCCGACCTCCCGCACCGCCTCGCGACAGGCGGCCCCTTCACCTCCGCGGACCCGTCCACGTTCTACGGCGGCGACGCCACCGGCTACACGGACTACCCGCCCTTGCCGGCCTGA
- a CDS encoding helix-turn-helix domain-containing protein, with translation MSAATAPAERKVTRPRADALRNRERIVTAAREMIVEHGADVPIDDIARRAGVGNATVYRNFPDRDALVREVVCSVMDRTAGAAELALAESGDAFSALEHFVHAAADERIGALCPMVSSTFDQHHPDLEASRERVERLIEEVMGRAKAAGQLRPDVGVGDLMIAVGQLSRPPAGTDCLRGDRFVHRLLQLFLDGLRAPARSALPGEALSIRELRAS, from the coding sequence GTGTCCGCCGCCACCGCCCCCGCCGAGCGCAAGGTGACCCGGCCGCGCGCCGACGCCCTGCGCAACCGGGAGCGGATCGTCACCGCCGCCCGGGAAATGATCGTCGAGCACGGCGCGGACGTGCCGATCGACGATATCGCCCGCCGGGCCGGCGTCGGCAACGCCACGGTGTACCGCAACTTCCCCGACCGGGACGCCCTCGTCCGCGAGGTCGTCTGCTCCGTCATGGACCGCACGGCCGGAGCGGCCGAGCTGGCCCTGGCGGAGAGCGGGGACGCCTTCAGCGCCCTGGAGCACTTCGTGCACGCCGCCGCGGACGAGCGGATCGGCGCGCTGTGCCCCATGGTGTCCAGCACGTTCGACCAGCACCACCCCGACCTGGAGGCCTCCCGTGAGCGCGTCGAGCGGCTCATCGAGGAGGTCATGGGCCGGGCCAAGGCGGCCGGGCAGCTCCGGCCGGACGTCGGCGTGGGTGATCTGATGATCGCCGTGGGCCAGCTGAGCCGGCCCCCGGCCGGCACGGACTGCCTGCGCGGCGACCGCTTCGTCCACCGTCTTCTCCAGTTGTTCCTCGACGGCCTGCGGGCGCCCGCCCGCTCCGCCCTGCCGGGTGAGGCCCTCAGCATCAGGGAGCTGCGCGCCTCCTGA
- a CDS encoding phage tail tube protein produces MVIGSGLGAQLGIAAESSYGVFVAPTRFVEFTKESLVLKKTTAQSAGVAAGRLVPLSSRRVLTRREVSGSIDLEITNKGMGLLLQALMGTTVTPVQQATTTAYLQTHTLASVAGKSLTVQKGVPLTTGVVTDKTFLGCKVVSGEFSCEVGGMLTGTFEIDGKDCDEGQTLAAASYANQTPFHFGQMAVKTGTYGTETALDGIRKVSVKIERPQDVERFYAGQSGLKKEPIENDQVKITGSLETDYVSTVLDDLHTSDAATSLVWEFTGPNIASTYFETFRITVPAIRLDEGPPTVDGFGVVKPTYNFTGLFDGTNLTKIEYMTTDTTV; encoded by the coding sequence ATGGTGATCGGATCCGGACTGGGAGCACAGCTCGGTATCGCTGCCGAGTCGAGCTACGGCGTCTTCGTCGCGCCGACCCGCTTCGTGGAGTTCACGAAGGAATCGCTGGTCCTGAAGAAGACGACCGCGCAGAGCGCGGGCGTGGCGGCCGGCCGCCTGGTGCCACTGTCTTCCCGCCGCGTTCTCACCCGGCGGGAGGTCTCCGGCTCGATCGACCTTGAGATCACGAACAAGGGCATGGGCCTACTGCTGCAGGCGCTGATGGGTACGACCGTCACCCCTGTGCAGCAGGCGACCACGACGGCCTACCTGCAGACCCACACGCTGGCGAGCGTGGCCGGGAAGTCGCTCACGGTCCAGAAGGGTGTGCCGCTCACCACCGGAGTGGTCACCGACAAGACGTTCCTGGGCTGCAAGGTGGTGAGCGGGGAGTTCAGCTGCGAGGTCGGCGGCATGCTGACCGGCACGTTCGAGATCGACGGCAAGGACTGCGACGAGGGCCAGACCCTGGCCGCCGCCAGCTACGCGAACCAGACGCCGTTCCACTTCGGGCAGATGGCGGTCAAGACGGGCACCTACGGCACCGAGACAGCGCTGGACGGCATCCGCAAGGTGTCGGTGAAGATCGAGCGCCCGCAGGACGTCGAGCGCTTCTATGCCGGGCAGTCGGGGCTGAAGAAGGAGCCCATCGAGAACGACCAGGTGAAGATCACCGGGTCGCTGGAGACGGACTACGTCTCCACCGTCCTGGACGACCTGCACACCTCGGATGCGGCGACGTCGCTGGTCTGGGAGTTCACCGGCCCCAACATCGCCAGCACGTACTTCGAGACGTTCCGGATCACCGTGCCCGCCATCCGGCTGGACGAAGGCCCGCCGACCGTGGACGGCTTCGGCGTGGTGAAGCCGACGTACAACTTCACCGGCCTGTTCGACGGCACCAACCTCACCAAGATCGAGTACATGACGACCGACACCACGGTGTGA
- a CDS encoding IclR family transcriptional regulator C-terminal domain-containing protein, translating into MPAMTAVDADTRAGGGAGAPAEAVGPLVRGVAVLRRLAGAGGTLSPGALERATGLARSTVDRITATLARMGHVRLDGRDVVLTPGVMELGNAYLAALRLPALLGAHADALADELDESVSLAVPDRDGIRFVHQATRRRALSVSFRIGDLLPAERTAPGALFATEWTEGDWSRWRARRAGDPRDTAFPAVPPRPDPVPAALSDEADAVEAAFADRVRAARRDGWALDDQLIEPGLVAVSAPVHDPRTGRLACVASVVSHTSRHPAEELPATLLPRLRTAVEAMEAGLRTAPPPAPGPAPAGLATWTTASKQELGRDFVESLARGLTVLTAFGEGRSALSLTDVARATGLSRATARRALLTHEHLGLVATAAHDDRAFILTPRVLDLGFPPLSGTSLSRLAEPRLRALADRVGEAAALAVLTPDGTEVQYTAGAGTSRVLTVRIPVGARLPAAATSLGRVLLADADGPLSPELARIRTQGYALADEELESGLRSVAVPVRDRTGRAVAAVNVATHTARRTLEDCVRHLLPALHATADAIQRDLHTASRFTRVPMS; encoded by the coding sequence ATGCCCGCGATGACCGCAGTGGATGCCGACACCCGCGCCGGGGGCGGGGCCGGGGCACCGGCGGAGGCGGTCGGGCCGCTGGTGCGCGGAGTCGCGGTACTGCGCCGGCTGGCCGGAGCGGGCGGCACGCTGAGCCCGGGCGCGCTGGAACGGGCCACCGGTCTCGCCCGCTCCACGGTGGACCGGATCACCGCGACCCTGGCCCGCATGGGCCACGTACGCCTCGACGGCCGGGACGTCGTCCTCACCCCGGGCGTGATGGAGCTGGGCAACGCCTACCTCGCCGCCCTGCGCCTGCCCGCGCTGCTCGGCGCGCACGCCGACGCCCTCGCCGACGAACTGGACGAGTCGGTGTCGCTGGCGGTCCCGGACCGGGACGGCATCCGCTTCGTCCACCAGGCCACCCGCCGCCGCGCGCTGTCCGTCAGCTTCCGCATCGGCGACCTGCTGCCGGCCGAACGCACCGCGCCCGGCGCGCTGTTCGCCACGGAGTGGACGGAAGGGGACTGGAGCCGGTGGCGGGCGCGCCGGGCCGGCGATCCGCGGGACACCGCGTTCCCGGCCGTACCCCCGCGCCCGGACCCCGTCCCCGCCGCGCTCTCCGACGAGGCGGACGCCGTCGAGGCGGCCTTCGCGGACCGGGTGCGGGCGGCCCGCCGGGACGGCTGGGCCCTGGACGACCAGCTGATCGAGCCGGGCCTGGTCGCGGTGTCCGCCCCGGTGCACGACCCTCGCACCGGCCGTCTGGCCTGCGTGGCGAGCGTGGTCAGCCACACCAGCCGGCACCCGGCGGAGGAACTGCCCGCCACCCTGCTGCCCCGGCTGCGTACGGCGGTGGAGGCGATGGAGGCCGGCCTGCGGACCGCGCCGCCGCCCGCGCCGGGGCCCGCACCCGCCGGCCTCGCCACCTGGACGACGGCGTCCAAGCAGGAACTGGGCCGGGACTTCGTGGAGTCGCTGGCCCGGGGCCTGACGGTGCTGACGGCCTTCGGCGAGGGCCGCTCGGCGCTGTCCCTGACGGACGTGGCCCGGGCGACCGGCCTGTCCCGGGCGACCGCCCGCCGGGCGCTGCTCACCCACGAGCACCTGGGCCTGGTGGCCACCGCCGCGCACGACGACCGCGCCTTCATCCTCACCCCGCGCGTCCTGGACCTCGGCTTCCCGCCGCTGTCCGGGACGTCACTCTCCCGCCTCGCGGAACCTCGGCTGCGCGCGCTGGCGGACCGGGTGGGCGAGGCGGCGGCACTGGCCGTACTGACGCCCGACGGCACGGAGGTCCAGTACACGGCGGGCGCGGGCACGAGCCGTGTCCTGACCGTGCGCATACCGGTGGGCGCGCGGCTGCCGGCCGCCGCGACCTCTCTGGGCCGCGTCCTGCTGGCGGACGCCGACGGCCCCCTGTCCCCGGAGCTGGCCCGGATCAGAACCCAGGGCTATGCCCTGGCCGACGAGGAACTGGAGTCCGGCCTGCGGTCGGTCGCCGTACCGGTACGGGACCGCACGGGCCGCGCGGTCGCCGCCGTGAACGTCGCCACGCACACGGCCCGCCGCACCCTGGAGGACTGCGTCCGCCACCTCCTGCCGGCCCTCCACGCGACGGCCGACGCCATCCAACGGGACCTGCACACGGCGTCCCGCTTCACTCGCGTACCCATGTCCTGA
- a CDS encoding helix-turn-helix transcriptional regulator, translated as MRDLPTDDGWIIDRRRHIGGRIRAERLRQSLTQDEVYLAAGISRWTLQRVEAGEDVQLSTLLRIACVLDIPLRDLVG; from the coding sequence GTGCGAGACCTCCCCACCGACGACGGTTGGATCATCGACCGGCGCCGACACATCGGAGGCCGCATCCGCGCAGAACGGTTACGCCAGAGCCTCACCCAGGACGAGGTCTACCTGGCTGCGGGAATCAGCCGCTGGACCCTACAGCGGGTGGAGGCCGGCGAAGATGTGCAGCTGTCCACACTCCTGCGCATCGCCTGCGTGCTCGATATCCCCCTGCGAGACCTCGTTGGATGA